From the Lolium rigidum isolate FL_2022 chromosome 2, APGP_CSIRO_Lrig_0.1, whole genome shotgun sequence genome, one window contains:
- the LOC124692428 gene encoding protein indeterminate-domain 4, chloroplastic-like, producing MASNSSAAAVAALFGIRDGHQQDQIKPLLPLQQQHHQPALAPPSAVAAGPDQPAAAVPPVKKKRTMPDPDAEVIALSPKTLMATNRFVCEVCNKGFQREQNLQLHRRGHNLPWKLKQKDPNQVQRRRVYLCPEPTCVHHEPGRALGDLTGIKKHFCRKHGEKKWKCDKCAKRYAVQSDWKAHSKVCGTREYRCDCGTLFSRRDSFITHRAFCDALTQESARLAPAAHLYGGATAAANMALSLSQVGSSFQDVHGQYHQQASSDLLRFGGGGGGGGMAARLDHLLSSSTFRNLPPPQAPAPFHLGQTQQEFGDGNNNGPHAFLQGKPFHGLMQLPDLQGNGSGGTASSAPGLFNLGGYIANSANSSGGTSSHGHASQGHMANNDQISEGGGGAGSENSGAAFFNAAAGGNFSGGDHHQVVAPAGMYNEQQAMAMLPQMSATALLQKAAQMGSSTSADGGGSSSIFSGFLGQSDQQGRAPSMVDQGMHLQSLMNSLAGGSNGGGIFGGGGNGRGMIDPRLYDMDQHEVKFSQQGRGGSGGGGGDVTRDFLGVGGRGDVIRGMSVARGEHHSGGGGGDMSFLEAEMKSASSPFNGGRMQ from the exons ATGGCGTCCAACTCATCggcggcggctgtggcggcgTTGTTTGGAATTAGGGATGGCCACCAGCAGGACCAGATCAAGCCGCTGCTTCCgctgcagcagcagcaccaccagccCGCCCTCGCGCCGCccagcgcggtggcggcgggaccggaccagccggctgCGGCGGTGCCAccggtgaagaagaagagaaccatGCCTG ACCCTGACGCTGAGGTGATCGCGCTGTCGCCCAAGACGCTGATGGCGACGAACCGGTTCGTCTGCGAGGTGTGCAACAAGGGGTTCCAGCGGGAGCAGAACCTGCAGCTGCACCGGCGCggccacaacctgccgtggaagcTGAAGCAGAAGGACCCCAACCAGGTGCAGCGGCGGCGGGTGTACCTCTGCCCGGAGCCGACGTGCGTCCACCACGAGCCCGGCCGCGCGCTGGGCGACCTCACCGGCATCAAGAAGCACTTCTGCCGCAAGCACGGCGAGAAGAAGTGGAAGTGCGACAAGTGCGCCAAGCGCTACGCCGTGCAGTCGGACTGGAAGGCGCACTCCAAGGTCTGCGGCACCCGCGAGTACCGCTGCGACTGCGGCACCCTATTCTCCCG GAGGGACAGCTTCATCACCCACAGGGCCTTCTGCGACGCCCTCACCCAGGAGAGCGCGCGCCTGGCACCCGCCGCCCACCTCTACGGCGGCGCCACGGCCGCTGCCAACATGGCGCTCAGCCTCTCTCAGGTGGGATCCTCCTTCCAGGACGTCCACGGCCAGTACCACCAGCAGGCATCCTCGGACCTCCTCCgcttcggcggcggtggcggcggcggcggcatggctGCCCGCCTCGACCACCTCCTCTCGTCGTCCACCTTCCGCAACCTGCCGCCTCCCCAAGCACCGGCGCCGTTCCACCTCGGCCAGACGCAGCAGGAGTTCGGCGACGGGAACAACAACGGCCCGCACGCGTTCCTGCAGGGCAAGCCGTTCCACGGCCTCATGCAGCTCCCGGACCTCCAGGGCAACGGCTCCGGGGGCACGGCGTCGTCGGCTCCCGGTCTCTTCAACCTCGGCGGCTACATCGCCAACAGCGCCAACAGCTCCGGCGGTACCTCCAGCCACGGCCACGCCAGCCAGGGGCACATGGCCAACAATGACCAGATCAGTGAAGGAGGCGGTGGTGCCGGTTCTGAGAACTCCGGCGCGGCGTTCTTCAACGCCGCGGCCGGTGGGAACTTCTCCGGTGGCGACCACCACCAGGTTGTTGCTCCCGCTGGGATGTACAACgagcagcaggccatggcgaTGCTGCCGCAGATGTCGGCCACGGCCCTGCTCCAGAAGGCGGCACAGATGGGCTCCAGCACcagcgcggacggcggcggctcctcctccataTTCAGTGGTTTCCTGGGCCAGTCCGACCAGCAGGGTCGCGCGCCCAGCATGGTGGACCAGGGAATGCACCTCCAGAGCCTGATGAACTCGCTGGCCGGCGGGAGCAACGGAGGCGGGATCTTTGGAGGCGGCGGCAACGGCCGGGGCATGATCGATCCGAGACTGTATGACATGGACCAGCACGAGGTGAAATTTAGCCAGCAGGGCCgtgggggcagcggcggcggcggtggagacgTGACAAGGGACTTTCTCGGCGTTGGTGGCAGAGGGGACGTGATCAGGGGGATGTCAGTGGCAAGAGGGGAGCaccacagcggcggcggcggcggcgacatgagCTTCTTGGAGGCCGAGATGAAGTCGGCCTCGTCGCCCTTCAATGGAGGCAGGATGCAGTGA